The proteins below come from a single Methanolobus chelungpuianus genomic window:
- the trmY gene encoding tRNA (pseudouridine(54)-N(1))-methyltransferase TrmY, producing the protein MKDFVIIGHKALTTGDFSLNDLPGSAGRMDILCRCINSALFLSHGMRRDVNVHLVLLGEPDPGKIVRFNGEQLRYLSPDERSSGSLIKKALEKDATEFESQSTPGVWIRRGGLEKLLAEFAGKNRSIYYLHEEGKDMRVMQDLPDDAVFILGDHMGVTEEEESRIKAVSAGTLSIGPLSLHSDHCIIIILNELDRRSGHQE; encoded by the coding sequence ATGAAGGATTTTGTTATCATAGGCCATAAGGCACTCACCACTGGTGATTTCTCACTGAATGACCTGCCAGGTTCTGCAGGGCGCATGGACATACTCTGCAGATGCATAAATTCAGCCCTGTTCCTGTCCCACGGAATGAGAAGGGACGTAAACGTGCACCTAGTATTGCTCGGGGAACCTGACCCCGGGAAGATCGTGCGCTTCAACGGGGAGCAGCTCAGGTACCTGAGCCCTGATGAAAGGAGCAGCGGCTCCCTTATAAAGAAAGCACTGGAGAAAGATGCCACTGAATTCGAGTCACAGTCCACCCCGGGAGTATGGATACGCCGCGGCGGGCTTGAGAAACTGCTGGCAGAGTTCGCGGGGAAGAACAGGAGCATTTACTACCTGCACGAGGAAGGGAAGGACATGCGGGTCATGCAGGACCTTCCTGATGATGCCGTATTTATACTGGGCGACCATATGGGAGTCACGGAAGAGGAAGAAAGCCGGATCAAAGCCGTGTCTGCAGGAACCCTTTCCATAGGACCCCTGTCACTCCACTCGGACCATTGCATAATAATCATTCTCAACGAGCTGGACAGAAGGAGCGGACACCAGGAATAG
- a CDS encoding DEAD/DEAH box helicase → MDLESVTESVAFKDLSLSKGVLKSIKVMGYIEPTEIQAQAIPLIMQGKDIIGQARTGTGKTAAFGIPLVELTDKKKKVLQVMVLCPTRELASQIADELKRISLLTEGLGIAAAYGGRAMGQQTQELEGGAQIVVGTPGRIIDHIERGSLNPDTVRIVVLDEADEMLDMGFREDIEKILLLTPQDRQTLLFSATMPKPILKLTEEYMHEPEHIKVVRKEMTVPEVKQFYFELKENSKVEALHRLIDVENIRSALVFCNTKKEVDKVLVKLRSHGHSAEVLHGDIRQNLRERTVGKLRDEDINILIATDVAARGLDIENIEVVFNYDLPLEIETYVHRIGRTARAGRPGVAYSFVTKNELGKLTAIQRYTKTEIVKKELPSIRDADKARETQIADKVRMSIRSGNLDKYDEWVSKLATEGRDYRQIAAALAKMVLKEGKN, encoded by the coding sequence ATGGACTTAGAATCAGTTACAGAATCAGTTGCATTCAAGGACCTCAGCCTTTCCAAAGGCGTGCTGAAAAGTATCAAGGTCATGGGTTATATAGAACCTACCGAGATCCAGGCACAGGCCATCCCCCTCATCATGCAGGGAAAGGACATAATAGGACAGGCACGGACAGGTACGGGGAAGACAGCAGCATTCGGGATACCGCTTGTAGAGCTCACCGATAAGAAAAAGAAGGTGCTGCAGGTTATGGTCCTGTGCCCTACAAGGGAACTGGCCAGCCAGATCGCTGACGAGCTTAAGAGGATATCCCTGCTTACCGAAGGACTGGGCATAGCGGCCGCTTACGGCGGCAGGGCCATGGGACAGCAGACCCAGGAGCTGGAAGGCGGTGCACAGATCGTGGTGGGGACGCCGGGAAGGATAATCGACCACATTGAAAGGGGAAGCCTCAATCCCGACACCGTCAGGATAGTGGTGCTTGACGAGGCTGATGAAATGCTGGACATGGGCTTCAGGGAAGATATTGAGAAGATACTGCTGCTCACCCCGCAGGACAGACAGACCCTGCTCTTTTCTGCAACCATGCCAAAACCCATACTGAAGCTGACTGAAGAGTACATGCATGAACCCGAGCACATAAAAGTAGTCCGGAAGGAGATGACAGTGCCTGAGGTAAAGCAGTTCTACTTTGAGCTGAAGGAGAACTCGAAGGTAGAAGCGCTTCATCGACTCATCGATGTGGAGAATATCAGGTCGGCCCTGGTGTTCTGCAACACCAAGAAGGAAGTGGATAAGGTGCTGGTGAAACTGAGGTCACACGGCCATTCCGCGGAAGTCCTTCATGGCGACATCAGGCAGAACCTCAGGGAACGCACCGTCGGGAAGCTGAGGGACGAAGATATCAACATACTCATTGCCACTGACGTTGCCGCAAGAGGCCTTGACATAGAGAACATCGAAGTGGTCTTCAATTACGACCTTCCCCTGGAAATAGAGACCTACGTACACAGGATAGGCAGGACTGCGAGGGCTGGAAGGCCCGGGGTTGCATACTCCTTTGTCACGAAGAACGAGCTGGGAAAACTGACAGCTATCCAGAGATACACAAAGACAGAGATAGTCAAAAAGGAACTGCCCAGCATAAGAGATGCCGATAAGGCCAGGGAGACACAGATTGCCGACAAGGTCAGAATGAGCATCCGCAGTGGAAACCTTGATAAATACGATGAATGGGTCAGTAAGCTGGCAACCGAAGGCCGGGACTACAGGCAGATAGCTGCGGCTCTTGCAAAGATGGTGCTGAAGGAAGGAAAGAACTGA
- the thiD gene encoding bifunctional hydroxymethylpyrimidine kinase/phosphomethylpyrimidine kinase — MAKATVVMTIAGSDSGGGAGIEADIKTIAALGLHGTCAITSVTSQNTTGVLSAFDLPTEVVASQADAVCTDMEVRWAKSGMLASSDIISTVASLVRKYSIRLVVDPVMAAEAGGSLLRKDAVRTLKEELLPISQVVTPNISEATALSGMPIASVEDAKQAARIIAGTGVKAVIVTGGHLDASDVIYEAEEDRFTIIRGEFVRGGTHGSGCTYAAALTCGLAQGLTVVEAARRAKEFVVGAIIGSQLVGKGAGPVNPLAGIRRDAEACNVLEDVKQAVSIISASAHFAKIIPETGSNIAMALPQARGTDDVAAVAGRIVKLRNSPRPVGEVGFGVSGHVARTVLAAMEHDPRVRAAVNVRYSEEILSVCKAMGLGIASFERSEEPANACTGYAGEWGTSDAIVRSGNVPDIIFDRGAMGKEPMIRILGRSAIEVARIADSIAGYYAVKFNQ; from the coding sequence ATGGCAAAGGCAACTGTTGTAATGACCATAGCAGGATCGGACTCCGGAGGAGGCGCAGGAATAGAGGCAGATATAAAGACCATTGCAGCCCTTGGGCTTCATGGCACATGCGCCATTACATCAGTGACATCCCAGAATACGACCGGCGTACTGAGCGCTTTTGACCTGCCGACTGAAGTGGTTGCCAGCCAGGCGGACGCGGTATGCACCGACATGGAAGTGAGATGGGCCAAATCCGGAATGCTGGCATCCTCGGATATAATCTCCACCGTTGCCTCCCTGGTGCGCAAGTATAGCATCAGGCTTGTGGTGGACCCTGTAATGGCAGCCGAGGCTGGAGGCAGCCTTCTGAGGAAAGATGCCGTCAGGACACTTAAAGAGGAATTGCTGCCCATAAGCCAGGTCGTGACCCCGAACATCAGTGAGGCTACAGCCCTTTCAGGCATGCCCATAGCCAGTGTGGAGGACGCAAAACAAGCGGCCAGGATTATAGCCGGGACCGGCGTCAAGGCAGTGATCGTTACCGGAGGGCACCTCGATGCCTCGGATGTCATCTACGAAGCAGAGGAGGACAGGTTCACGATAATCCGCGGGGAGTTTGTCAGAGGAGGTACGCACGGCTCCGGATGCACTTATGCAGCTGCCCTTACATGCGGTCTGGCCCAGGGACTGACAGTTGTGGAGGCAGCCCGCAGGGCCAAGGAATTCGTTGTAGGAGCCATTATCGGCAGCCAGTTGGTCGGCAAAGGAGCCGGGCCTGTGAACCCGCTTGCAGGAATCCGGAGGGATGCAGAAGCCTGCAATGTCCTTGAGGACGTAAAGCAGGCAGTCAGCATCATTTCAGCCTCTGCCCATTTTGCAAAGATCATACCAGAGACAGGCAGTAACATAGCCATGGCCCTGCCCCAGGCAAGAGGAACGGACGATGTCGCAGCCGTTGCCGGAAGGATCGTCAAGCTCAGGAATTCCCCCCGGCCCGTGGGCGAGGTAGGTTTCGGAGTAAGCGGGCATGTTGCCCGCACTGTCCTCGCAGCAATGGAACACGACCCAAGGGTGAGGGCTGCTGTGAACGTAAGGTATTCCGAGGAGATACTCAGCGTATGTAAAGCCATGGGCTTGGGAATTGCATCCTTCGAACGTTCGGAAGAGCCGGCGAATGCCTGCACTGGGTATGCGGGAGAATGGGGCACATCCGATGCCATCGTAAGATCAGGGAACGTTCCTGACATTATCTTTGACAGGGGTGCCATGGGAAAAGAACCTATGATCAGGATCCTTGGCAGGAGCGCCATAGAGGTTGCAAGGATAGCAGACAGTATTGCAGGCTATTATGCAGTGAAGTTCAATCAATGA
- a CDS encoding LSm family protein has translation MGNRPLDILNNALNTPVIVRLKGAREFRGKLQGYDVHMNLVLDEAEELKEGEIVRKLGSVVIRGDNIVYVSP, from the coding sequence ATGGGAAACAGACCTCTTGATATATTGAACAATGCATTGAACACACCTGTGATCGTAAGATTGAAGGGTGCTAGGGAATTCAGAGGAAAGCTTCAGGGCTACGATGTTCATATGAACCTTGTACTTGATGAAGCTGAAGAGCTGAAGGAAGGAGAGATCGTAAGAAAGCTTGGCAGTGTTGTTATCAGAGGCGATAACATCGTGTACGTGTCTCCCTGA
- a CDS encoding 50S ribosomal protein L37e has translation MSKGTPSMGKRQKRTHAKCRRCGSVSLNIHTKQCTCCGFGKTSRMRSYQWQAKCKW, from the coding sequence ATGTCAAAAGGTACTCCCTCAATGGGTAAAAGGCAGAAGCGCACTCATGCAAAATGCAGGCGCTGTGGCAGTGTTTCACTCAACATTCATACAAAACAGTGTACTTGCTGTGGTTTCGGTAAGACCTCTCGCATGAGAAGTTACCAGTGGCAGGCAAAGTGCAAGTGGTAA
- the purF gene encoding amidophosphoribosyltransferase — protein sequence MREECGVVGVVKHGTESHPVPASLQIYYALYALQHRGQESSGITVHNGKDPMTIKGMGLVPEVFDKNALLELKGRVGIGHVRYSTCGDSMIENCQPFIVKYKSGSVAIAHNGNLVNSLELRRKLESEGHLFVASSDTEVIAHLLVKELLKNPVIEAVSNVMKQLNGSYSLAIMIDDLLMAVRDPMGFKPLCVGSIDSGYVVASESVAIDTLNGKLIRDVKPGELVIFRDGGIESHQLFREPNSAHCVFEYVYFARPDSIIDGKLVYKVRERIGERLAKEHPVEADMVSPVPDSGITSAIGYSRQSDIIYEESLMKNRYIGRTFILPGQAMRETAVRLKMNTIGQNVRGRRIVLIDDSIVRGTTSRRIIDMIKNAGATEVHARIGSPPIVAPCYLGIDMASRDELIAAHKTIKGVEAVINADSLGYLSIEGLVESIGINRDDLCLGCLTGAYPVDIPGEKICQRRQLKLHEFQ from the coding sequence ATGCGTGAGGAATGCGGTGTTGTGGGTGTGGTGAAACACGGTACGGAATCACACCCGGTACCTGCTTCGCTGCAGATATACTATGCCCTTTATGCATTGCAGCACCGTGGGCAGGAATCCTCCGGCATAACCGTTCATAACGGCAAGGATCCCATGACCATTAAGGGCATGGGACTTGTCCCTGAAGTTTTTGATAAGAACGCCCTTCTTGAGCTTAAAGGGCGGGTCGGCATAGGCCACGTGCGCTATTCAACATGTGGCGACTCTATGATCGAGAACTGCCAGCCCTTCATTGTCAAATACAAGAGCGGCAGTGTTGCCATTGCTCATAACGGTAACCTTGTCAACAGCCTTGAACTGAGACGGAAGCTTGAATCCGAAGGTCATCTCTTCGTGGCAAGCTCGGACACTGAGGTTATAGCACATCTTCTTGTTAAAGAGCTTTTGAAGAATCCTGTTATTGAAGCCGTCAGCAATGTGATGAAGCAGCTCAATGGCTCATATTCTCTGGCCATCATGATCGATGACCTGCTCATGGCAGTGCGGGATCCCATGGGCTTCAAGCCGCTGTGTGTGGGCTCCATCGACTCCGGGTACGTGGTCGCATCAGAGAGCGTAGCCATCGATACTCTGAATGGCAAGCTCATCAGGGATGTAAAACCGGGCGAACTGGTCATCTTCCGTGACGGTGGGATCGAGTCCCATCAGCTTTTCCGGGAGCCCAATTCCGCACACTGTGTTTTCGAATATGTCTATTTTGCGCGCCCGGATTCTATAATCGACGGCAAACTGGTCTACAAGGTAAGGGAGCGTATAGGCGAGAGACTGGCAAAGGAGCATCCCGTTGAGGCTGATATGGTATCTCCCGTGCCGGACTCTGGCATCACGTCTGCTATTGGCTATTCACGCCAGTCCGATATCATCTATGAAGAGAGCCTCATGAAGAACCGTTATATCGGGCGCACCTTCATCCTGCCAGGCCAGGCAATGCGCGAGACTGCCGTGAGACTCAAGATGAACACCATTGGGCAGAACGTCAGGGGCAGAAGGATAGTCCTGATCGATGACAGCATTGTGAGGGGAACTACCTCCCGGCGTATAATCGATATGATAAAGAACGCCGGTGCCACGGAGGTCCATGCGCGCATAGGCAGTCCCCCGATAGTCGCCCCCTGCTATCTTGGAATAGACATGGCTTCAAGGGATGAACTGATAGCTGCCCACAAGACCATAAAAGGCGTGGAAGCTGTGATCAATGCAGATTCCCTGGGATACCTGAGCATTGAAGGTCTCGTTGAATCCATAGGGATCAACCGCGACGACCTCTGCCTGGGTTGCCTCACTGGTGCCTATCCCGTGGATATCCCCGGAGAGAAGATATGCCAGCGAAGACAGCTGAAACTGCATGAGTTCCAGTAA
- a CDS encoding sensor histidine kinase, with product MKIPNLVNGVFLLIVCVLGIVVLSPFIVSGEKTATIFSSALILTTFAAIIYASVRIDRMNRELELKIKGLNEEKKLVEELMERSLEMESSLNSLISLFIAPRDVDRAIAETLERTGQFCNSACNYLVLLGKDRHPFTINHRWDAVCGTGRKAVFENLSESNFPWLMEQIRNDTRPHLVESAALPKAATREREIMNVRAVSSMVIVPTKIDTALVGFIAIENPSFAEAGYREQLPALRILSELIGMAIQHKLFLENLSLFKNLINESSDFIFVIDPLTETIIDVNETACKELGYSREEFLRMGKGNIEHVFGGRFWEQDMREICGNRFLDIDRVIIRKDKTIAPVEMNVTFAAHENNRYVLAVARDVTERKEVEEILRRTQERMELALMGADLGMWDWNIRTNEMIFNERWAEMLDYRPADIKPNFNSWKKLIHPEDTDRVMDDIALHIKGDRPSFESEFRMQHKDTSFRWIQARGKLVEYDSSDEPLRLAGTTMDISERKQFEEELRKSNELKDLFTDIMRHDLLNPAGNIKGYSDLLMESEATPKQKLLMDGISRNNDKLIEMIETAAKFAKLESVRDIQLDILDLGAILRNCSEQFEHKLLEKQMRLEIMAEGTFYSSVNPIVEEIFANFISNAIKYSPEGTCITLEVKDCEQLWKVEVADLGEGIPDELKTQVFDRFKRVHKKGVKGTGLGLAIVKRIAEIMEGEVGVENNPAGQGSIFWVKLKKCDHCPGQSPLVLDENAGCTPGAPAKRQSLLQ from the coding sequence ATGAAGATACCAAATCTTGTCAACGGCGTATTCCTTCTGATCGTTTGCGTCCTAGGGATAGTGGTGCTGTCGCCTTTTATCGTATCGGGAGAAAAGACGGCCACCATCTTCAGCTCCGCACTGATATTGACAACCTTTGCAGCCATTATCTATGCAAGTGTGCGCATAGACCGCATGAACAGGGAACTTGAGCTCAAGATAAAAGGACTCAATGAAGAGAAGAAGCTGGTTGAAGAACTGATGGAGAGAAGCCTGGAAATGGAAAGCTCTCTCAATTCCCTTATATCGCTGTTTATCGCCCCCAGGGACGTCGACAGGGCTATTGCCGAGACCCTGGAGAGAACAGGGCAGTTCTGCAATTCTGCATGCAATTACCTGGTCCTGCTTGGCAAAGACAGGCATCCCTTCACAATTAACCACAGATGGGATGCGGTATGCGGGACAGGAAGGAAGGCAGTGTTTGAGAACCTCAGCGAATCCAATTTTCCATGGCTCATGGAACAGATACGGAACGATACCCGCCCGCATCTGGTGGAGAGTGCAGCGCTTCCAAAAGCCGCAACACGGGAGAGAGAGATAATGAATGTAAGAGCTGTTAGCTCCATGGTGATTGTCCCTACGAAAATAGACACGGCACTTGTCGGGTTCATAGCCATCGAAAACCCCTCCTTCGCTGAAGCAGGTTACAGGGAACAATTACCTGCGTTGAGGATCCTTTCTGAACTTATCGGAATGGCAATACAGCACAAGCTGTTCCTCGAGAACCTCAGCCTGTTCAAGAATCTCATCAATGAGTCCAGTGACTTTATCTTTGTGATCGACCCCCTCACCGAGACCATCATCGATGTCAACGAGACTGCCTGCAAGGAGCTGGGATATTCAAGGGAGGAGTTTCTGAGAATGGGAAAAGGGAACATTGAGCATGTGTTCGGCGGGCGCTTCTGGGAACAGGACATGAGGGAAATATGCGGTAACCGGTTCCTCGATATCGACAGGGTCATCATCAGGAAGGATAAGACGATCGCCCCTGTGGAAATGAATGTCACCTTCGCGGCACATGAGAACAACAGGTATGTGCTGGCAGTGGCTCGCGATGTCACAGAGCGGAAGGAAGTTGAGGAAATACTCCGCAGGACCCAGGAAAGAATGGAGCTTGCCCTGATGGGTGCAGACCTTGGCATGTGGGACTGGAATATCAGGACCAATGAGATGATCTTTAACGAGAGATGGGCGGAAATGCTGGACTACAGGCCAGCAGATATAAAGCCAAACTTTAATTCCTGGAAGAAGCTCATACACCCCGAAGATACTGACCGGGTCATGGATGATATCGCACTTCACATCAAGGGAGACAGGCCTTCCTTTGAATCGGAGTTCAGGATGCAGCATAAGGACACATCATTCAGATGGATACAGGCACGCGGCAAACTGGTAGAGTATGACAGTTCGGATGAACCGCTCAGACTTGCAGGCACAACCATGGACATCAGTGAAAGAAAACAGTTTGAAGAGGAACTTCGTAAGTCCAATGAGCTCAAGGATCTGTTCACGGATATAATGAGGCATGATCTGCTGAATCCGGCAGGCAACATTAAAGGATATTCCGACCTCCTTATGGAGAGCGAGGCCACCCCAAAGCAAAAGTTACTGATGGACGGGATAAGCCGTAACAATGACAAGCTGATAGAAATGATAGAGACGGCTGCCAAGTTCGCAAAGCTTGAATCGGTCAGGGATATCCAGCTGGATATATTAGACCTTGGCGCCATCCTGAGGAACTGCTCCGAACAGTTCGAGCACAAGCTCCTTGAAAAGCAGATGCGTCTGGAGATAATGGCAGAAGGGACCTTTTACTCATCTGTCAACCCCATAGTGGAAGAGATCTTTGCCAATTTCATCTCGAATGCAATAAAATACAGTCCTGAGGGCACCTGCATAACCCTTGAGGTAAAGGACTGTGAGCAGCTGTGGAAAGTAGAGGTGGCAGACCTGGGAGAAGGTATACCTGACGAACTAAAGACGCAGGTATTCGATCGTTTCAAGCGCGTGCATAAGAAAGGTGTCAAAGGGACCGGCCTCGGGCTTGCGATAGTTAAAAGGATAGCAGAGATCATGGAAGGTGAGGTCGGCGTGGAGAACAATCCTGCAGGACAGGGCAGCATATTCTGGGTGAAACTGAAAAAGTGCGATCACTGTCCGGGACAGTCACCTTTAGTCCTTGATGAAAATGCCGGCTGCACTCCAGGTGCACCTGCGAAGAGGCAGTCCCTACTGCAGTGA
- a CDS encoding AAA family ATPase, with protein MIFIARTFQKTNPVTNRDIAVDPVESKAEYLVLEPAGYPMTSILEEYPEIEDSGVFEHYAREQWKGVVAVKGEYLFDKRMYPDFAYKVKEVEPPESVIGPDTCIIVRDLTDAVIPKMEFRSKISFDDVIGQPSARQKCRLIERFLEEPERFGKWAPRNILFYGPSGTGKTMFAKAIANKAEVPILPVKATELIGEFVGEGARQIHQLYERAQEMAPCIIFIDELDAIALDRRHQELRGDVAEIVNALLTEMDGIVERPGICTIGATNRTDTLDPAVRSRFEEEIEFVLPNEKERYQILESNIATFPLEVADVDLGSLARMTEGLSGRDIVEKVLKTALHRAIIDDRESVTQEDFEISVKKIKKVNETLNPEKMYI; from the coding sequence ATGATATTCATCGCAAGGACTTTCCAGAAAACCAATCCCGTAACAAACAGGGACATTGCAGTGGACCCTGTTGAAAGCAAGGCAGAATATCTTGTGCTTGAGCCCGCGGGCTATCCTATGACCAGCATCCTGGAGGAGTACCCGGAGATCGAGGATTCAGGGGTGTTCGAGCACTATGCCAGGGAACAGTGGAAGGGTGTCGTCGCTGTCAAGGGAGAATACCTTTTTGACAAGCGCATGTACCCTGATTTTGCATATAAGGTAAAAGAAGTTGAGCCTCCTGAATCCGTTATTGGCCCCGATACGTGCATAATTGTAAGGGACCTTACAGATGCCGTTATCCCAAAGATGGAATTCCGAAGCAAGATAAGCTTTGATGATGTCATCGGGCAGCCAAGCGCGCGCCAGAAGTGCAGGCTTATAGAACGCTTCCTTGAAGAACCTGAAAGATTCGGTAAGTGGGCGCCCAGGAACATACTGTTCTACGGCCCCTCGGGGACAGGCAAGACCATGTTTGCCAAGGCGATAGCCAACAAGGCGGAAGTTCCTATACTTCCTGTGAAAGCAACCGAGCTGATAGGAGAGTTCGTAGGCGAGGGTGCCCGCCAGATACACCAGCTCTACGAGAGGGCCCAGGAAATGGCGCCATGCATTATATTCATCGATGAACTGGACGCCATCGCCCTTGACCGAAGGCATCAGGAGCTGCGCGGCGACGTCGCGGAAATCGTCAACGCCCTGCTCACCGAGATGGATGGCATTGTAGAGCGTCCCGGCATCTGTACCATAGGTGCCACCAACAGGACCGATACGCTTGATCCGGCTGTGCGCAGCAGGTTCGAGGAAGAGATCGAGTTCGTACTGCCCAACGAGAAGGAACGCTACCAGATACTGGAATCCAATATTGCCACCTTCCCCCTGGAAGTCGCTGACGTTGACCTTGGTTCCCTTGCCAGGATGACGGAAGGCCTTTCTGGACGCGATATCGTGGAGAAGGTTCTCAAGACCGCCCTTCATAGGGCCATTATAGATGATCGGGAGAGTGTCACTCAGGAAGACTTTGAGATCTCTGTGAAAAAGATCAAAAAGGTCAACGAGACCCTTAATCCCGAGAAGATGTACATTTAA
- the rnz gene encoding ribonuclease Z yields MLRVIFLGTGGSLPTPERNPAAIMINREGELLLFDCGEGTQQQMMRAKTGMKSLSSIFITHFHADHILGIPGLIQTMSFQGRTEPLKIYGPHHVHEFARILSALGYYKLRFEIDAVDLEPGDVVKRDGYSIHALKTHHSVPSIGYALIEDERVGRFNRERAIELGVPPGPLFSKLHRGEQVEVKGRIILPEEVVGEPRPGRKIVYSGDTRPCQEVLEASRDADLLIHDATLANDQQEWALESMHSTAEEAARLAKEANVSRLILTHISARYSENAEPLLTEAKKVFGNVTIAQDLLETEVVLRDEIGASQK; encoded by the coding sequence ATGCTTCGCGTAATCTTCCTTGGGACAGGTGGCTCCCTTCCGACACCTGAACGCAATCCTGCAGCCATCATGATCAACCGTGAAGGGGAATTACTGCTATTCGACTGCGGGGAAGGGACACAGCAGCAGATGATGCGGGCAAAGACAGGGATGAAATCGCTAAGCTCAATATTCATCACCCATTTCCATGCAGACCACATCCTGGGAATACCCGGACTGATACAGACAATGTCATTCCAGGGAAGGACAGAACCCCTTAAGATCTACGGGCCCCATCATGTGCACGAATTCGCAAGGATACTCAGCGCCCTGGGATACTATAAGCTCCGTTTCGAAATAGATGCAGTGGACCTTGAGCCAGGAGACGTTGTCAAGAGGGACGGATACTCCATCCATGCCCTGAAGACCCACCACAGCGTGCCAAGCATCGGATATGCACTCATAGAGGATGAGCGCGTGGGGAGGTTCAACAGGGAGAGAGCCATTGAGCTTGGTGTCCCGCCCGGGCCTCTCTTCTCAAAGCTCCACAGGGGTGAACAGGTGGAAGTCAAAGGCAGGATCATCCTGCCGGAAGAGGTTGTCGGCGAACCACGCCCCGGAAGGAAGATAGTATACAGCGGAGACACAAGACCCTGCCAGGAAGTACTGGAAGCAAGCCGTGATGCTGACCTGCTCATCCATGATGCTACCCTTGCAAACGATCAGCAGGAATGGGCGCTGGAATCCATGCACTCCACTGCAGAAGAGGCTGCGCGCCTTGCAAAGGAAGCAAATGTATCCAGACTCATACTGACACACATCAGCGCCAGGTATTCGGAAAATGCAGAACCGCTGCTCACGGAAGCAAAAAAGGTATTTGGCAATGTCACAATAGCCCAGGACCTTCTGGAAACTGAGGTGGTGCTGCGGGATGAGATAGGCGCTTCACAGAAATAA
- a CDS encoding 30S ribosomal protein S8e, with the protein MKWQGRSRRSYTGAKVKAFRSKRKFELGRESADTRIAETKRKNVSTTGGNRKVRLLQCDVVNVTDAQGKTQKTTISTVVGNTANEHYVRRNILTKGSVIKTALGNAKITSRPGQDGVVNAVLVE; encoded by the coding sequence ATGAAATGGCAAGGCAGATCCAGAAGAAGTTACACCGGTGCCAAGGTTAAGGCATTCCGCAGCAAGAGAAAGTTCGAACTGGGACGCGAGTCCGCTGACACCCGCATAGCTGAGACCAAGAGAAAGAACGTCTCAACTACCGGAGGAAACAGGAAGGTAAGGCTCCTGCAGTGTGATGTCGTAAATGTGACCGATGCACAGGGCAAGACCCAGAAGACAACCATCAGCACAGTGGTCGGGAACACCGCAAACGAGCACTACGTCAGGCGTAATATACTCACAAAGGGCTCAGTCATCAAGACCGCTCTGGGTAACGCAAAGATAACAAGCCGTCCTGGACAGGATGGAGTTGTCAATGCAGTACTCGTTGAGTAA
- a CDS encoding Lrp/AsnC family transcriptional regulator, which translates to MDEKTRHILECLEEDARMTHDQIAALTGLPVQEVDKRIREMEGNGIIRKYKTVIDWDLAGDENVYAIIELKVSLERRLGYQALVERLYKFPEVRSVRLLSGQYDLSLTVSGQSMKEVAFFVAEKISTLDQVQHTTTHFVLKTYKEDGIILYEEDRVARLPVTP; encoded by the coding sequence ATGGATGAAAAAACCCGTCATATACTCGAATGCCTCGAAGAGGATGCAAGGATGACCCATGACCAGATAGCAGCCCTTACAGGTCTGCCTGTGCAGGAAGTCGACAAAAGGATAAGGGAAATGGAAGGCAATGGCATCATCCGCAAGTACAAGACAGTCATTGACTGGGACCTTGCGGGTGATGAGAACGTTTATGCTATCATTGAGCTGAAGGTGAGCCTTGAACGCAGGCTTGGCTACCAGGCACTGGTGGAACGCCTCTACAAGTTCCCTGAGGTGCGCTCAGTGAGATTGCTTTCAGGGCAATATGACCTCTCACTTACTGTGAGCGGCCAGTCCATGAAAGAAGTAGCTTTCTTTGTTGCAGAGAAGATATCCACTCTTGACCAGGTGCAGCACACAACAACCCATTTCGTGCTCAAGACCTACAAAGAGGATGGTATAATCCTGTATGAGGAAGATCGTGTTGCACGTTTGCCTGTAACACCGTAA